A segment of the Aerosakkonema funiforme FACHB-1375 genome:
TACAAATTAAGCTCGGCTGTGTGGGCTTATTTTATGTTTTTTAGGAGTGCGATCGCTCTTTTCTTTTCACCGCAGATGAACACAGATAAACGCAGATGAAGAAAGAGCAAAGCGCGTTGCCAATCTAGTTTTCTATTGATAGATTTGAAACGAACATTATTGCCTCAATATGCGTGGGAGTAACAATTATTGTTTTACTTTTATTAGGTGTAAAATTTATAATTTTTACATTACATCTCACCTGGGAAAGAAATCCATCAGCTTTCCAGTGGATTTTAGCAATGTAATTGACACATTTGGCTAAATTAGCTAAAATTCAGAAATAGTCCATCCCGTCAAGGTTAGACAATCTGTAGTAATAAGAGGGCGAGACTTATGTCTGCCAGCATTGCACTAAATACAAGTGAGCTTCAGCAAATCTCCCAATCTAAAGAGATTAGATCTTTGGAACTATGGTTGCTTGCCCGAAAAATTAATAAAGCAGCAGTTATAGTTAAGAAGCAATGGCATAAGCTTTCTGAGGAAGACCGAGAAAAACTAAAAAGTTTAGCCTACAATTTGACTGATTATCGGACTGGTTTAAGTGGTGTAATTGCTAATTTTTTCAGTTTTGTTCGTCTAACAATAATAGTAGCCAATGGTCAAACAGATGCTCTTATTGCATACTGTAAAGCGATGAGTTTACTAATTGATAATATTTTTGAAGCTGTCGAGCGAGACGATCCTGAATATCAAGCAGTTTTATCCGATACATTACAGGAATTAACTTCTCATTCAGGTTCATCTAGTAAAGTTTTAAAGCCGGGAGAAACTCGTGGATGGTTGCGAAGCTTATCAGATCAAGCCCTTAACGAGGTTTGAAATTAGCTACAAGCAAATCATTAAGAAACATTACCGAAAAGACCAAAGAGCTAGGGATGCTTTTGAAGAGTTGGTTGATAGCTACATATCGCAACTCCAAGAAACTCCTAGCTCTAATGATATTTCGGATGATGAGGGATTTCCTAAAGGAGAATACAGCCAAGATTTTGAATTTAGAAAAATTAGGTTTAGCTTACCAGGTTTACGGGGACAAGCTAAGTATGGTCGTTTAATGTATGTTGTTTACAAACCAAAATGTTTTGTTTACTTGATGTGGATATATACTCATGAGGAGTTTGGTGGTAAGAATAAAACTAATAAAAGACCTCCAGACCCGGATTTAAAAAGAGAATTTAATTTGATAAAGGAAGATATAGAAGATAATAATAATTTTGAAGAAGATATAGAAGTGGGGGAAACAGAAAAAGATTAGTTTCTGGTTGTTTGGTGAGTGTGATCGATCTTTTCTTTTAACCGCAGATGAACACAGATGAAGAAATAACGATCTCACTTTAATATTTTTCAAGTCACCAATCCTTTCTTTCAAAAATCGGTTTTAATGAGGTGTCAACTATAATACCACCATGTTGCTCTCATATATTTTTAACCAAAAAACAGGTAGATGTCCTTTCGTTGACTTATCAAGATTGAAAATTAGACTTTTGGATTTTTTCCAAACGAAAACACCACCAAAAAAGCCTGATTAATTTCTACTAATCCATCAAACATCTTGTTGACTGAGTTAGTAATATCACCGATTAGCTCAACTCCTGCTGCGTGTAAAGAAGCTCTTTAATCACTCTCACAACATCATAAAGTTCATTACCTTGGGGGTTAAAAAATGTAAATTTCCTTGACAAATGGTATTGCCTATGTTAAGTTGTTTTTTGTTTATTTTTGAGGGAAATACTTATGAATAATATAAAAATTTATACTTTTTATAATAATAAAGGCGGTGTTGGTAAAACAACTCTTTGTTCTAATGCAGCAACCCTCTATGCAAAAAAACACCCAAATACCCAAGTATTAGTTATTGATATGTGTCCGCAAGCGAATATATCACAATTTTTGCTTGGAGGCGGAAGGAAAGGCTATGAAAATAATCAAAAATTACAATCTTCATTTACGAGAAGAAATATAGTTGGCTTTATAGATTGGCTTCTTAAAGGAAATGCAAATTTCCGAACACCTAAAACTTCTTATAAGGTTCAAATTTCTCCTTACAATAGTTATATTACTAATAATTTATATTTGATAGCTGGTGACTCATTTTTAGAGTCTTTTTCGTTGGCATTAAACTATGCTGTGATTAATCCTGCTAATACCAAGGCGTGGCTAGAGTATATGACGGCTATAAAAAGATTATGCGTCTATGAATTCGCCCAAAACCAATATGAAAATATGGTTGTTTTTATAGATTGCAACCCCAGCTTTTCCATATACACCCAAATGGCTTTAGTGTCTTCAGATAAATTAGTAATTCCAATGATGGCAGACTTCAGTTCACTCGAAGGAATTAAAGGTTTATTCATGTTGCTTTTTGGAAAATATCCTTCGGCGGCTTTAAAAAAGTATGCTGATGATGTAATTACTTTTAATAAACAAGTAGATTCTTTTAATTTGCAATTGCCTGTGATTTGGGAATTCGTATTCAATAACTATACCATTAAACATGGAGTTGCCGCAGCTTTTGAATCTATTAAAACGGAGCTAAATACTTTTTGCTACGAGCAATTCCAACAATTTCCATTATTATTTGCAAAGTGCGACCCCAGTCCTACTTGTATTACTGAATGGGAAAAATGTTATGTTTCAGGTATAAAAGATTTTCATACATCAGGTAAAGTATCGTCATCTCTTGGAATACCGATGTTTCTACTTCCAAATCAGTCTAAATATGCAATGCCCAATGGAAGAAATGTTAAACTTCCTACGAGTAACTACGAACAAGCTTTACAAGAAATAGAAAAGTTTGTAGACAAACTTAGCTAAAGTTAGCAATTTGATCGTTTATATTCAAATAGTAAGGTGAGCTTTGGCTCACCCTACCATTTTACCCAAACAGTCCACCAAAAAAGTCGATCGCCTCCTTTAACGCCGCAATAAACACATCAATCTCTTCCCGCGTGTTGTAGAAATACAAACTCGCTCTCGCAGTCGATTGCGCTTTGATATAACGGTGCAAAGGTTGAGTGCAATGATGTCCGGCGCGAATGGCAATTCCTGCTTGATCTAATATCGTTGATAAGTCGTGCGGATGGACTTCTCCAGCAGTGAAAGCAGCGAGTGCAGCTCTACCTTCGCCGTTACGATCGGGCTGTGGGCCATAAGTTTGGATTTGCGGAATTTGTCGCAATTGTTCAAATAAATAAGCTGTCAATTCTGCTTCGTAAGCGTGGATTTTATCCATGCCAATATTTGTGAGATAATCGACAGCAGCACCGAGCCCTATTGCTTCGGCGATCGCAGGTGTTCCGGCTTCAAATTTATGGGGTAAATCTGCATAAGTAGAATGGTCTAAAAACACATCGGCAATCATTTCGCCACCACCCATAAATGGAGGCATTGCCTTCAGTATTTCTCGCTTACCGTAGAGGAAACCGATACCAGTTGGCCCGCACATTTTGTGACCGGAAGCTACTAGCCAATCGCAATCGATCGCACGCACGTCGATCGGCATATGCGGAACGGCTTGGCAAGCATCAATTAATACTTTTGCTCCGTAGTGGTGAGCGATTTCGCTAATTTCTTTAACTGGATTAATGCACCCCAGCGTGTTGGAAACGTAAACGGTAGAAACCAGTTTTGTCTTATCGGAAACCAGTGTTTTGAATTGTTCCAAATCGAATTCTTGGTTTTGTGTCAGTTCCACAAACTTCAGCACTGCGCCTGTAGTTTTGGCTACAAGTTGCCAAGGAACTAAATTGCTGTGATGTTCCATCACCGAGAGAATCACTTCATCACCCGGTTGCAAACTTGTCAATCCCCAAGCATAAGCTACCAAATTAATTGCCTCGGAAGCATTGCGGGCGTAGATAATTTCTTGAGGTAAAGCTGCATTGACAAATTTGGCAATTTTTACCCGCGATCCTTCATAAGCATCTGTAGCTTTGGCGCTGAGAGTGTGGACGCCGCGATGTACGTTAGAATTGTACTGTTCGTAGTAATTTCGCAGTGCGTCGAGAACGGCGACGGGCTTTTGAGAAGTAGC
Coding sequences within it:
- a CDS encoding ParA family protein, which gives rise to MNNIKIYTFYNNKGGVGKTTLCSNAATLYAKKHPNTQVLVIDMCPQANISQFLLGGGRKGYENNQKLQSSFTRRNIVGFIDWLLKGNANFRTPKTSYKVQISPYNSYITNNLYLIAGDSFLESFSLALNYAVINPANTKAWLEYMTAIKRLCVYEFAQNQYENMVVFIDCNPSFSIYTQMALVSSDKLVIPMMADFSSLEGIKGLFMLLFGKYPSAALKKYADDVITFNKQVDSFNLQLPVIWEFVFNNYTIKHGVAAAFESIKTELNTFCYEQFQQFPLLFAKCDPSPTCITEWEKCYVSGIKDFHTSGKVSSSLGIPMFLLPNQSKYAMPNGRNVKLPTSNYEQALQEIEKFVDKLS
- a CDS encoding SufS family cysteine desulfurase — its product is MTVTQEKTLADRVRADFPILHQEVNGKPLVYLDNAATSQKPVAVLDALRNYYEQYNSNVHRGVHTLSAKATDAYEGSRVKIAKFVNAALPQEIIYARNASEAINLVAYAWGLTSLQPGDEVILSVMEHHSNLVPWQLVAKTTGAVLKFVELTQNQEFDLEQFKTLVSDKTKLVSTVYVSNTLGCINPVKEISEIAHHYGAKVLIDACQAVPHMPIDVRAIDCDWLVASGHKMCGPTGIGFLYGKREILKAMPPFMGGGEMIADVFLDHSTYADLPHKFEAGTPAIAEAIGLGAAVDYLTNIGMDKIHAYEAELTAYLFEQLRQIPQIQTYGPQPDRNGEGRAALAAFTAGEVHPHDLSTILDQAGIAIRAGHHCTQPLHRYIKAQSTARASLYFYNTREEIDVFIAALKEAIDFFGGLFG